One window from the genome of Cucumis melo cultivar AY chromosome 10, USDA_Cmelo_AY_1.0, whole genome shotgun sequence encodes:
- the LOC103489286 gene encoding ribulose bisphosphate carboxylase small subunit, chloroplastic: MASSILSSAAVASVNSASPAQASMVAPFTGLKSAAAFPVTRKNNDITTLASNGGRVQCMKVWPPLGLKKFETLSYLPDMSNEQLGKEVDYLLRKGWIPCIEFDIHSGFVYRENHRSPGYYDGRYWTMWKLPMFGCTDSSQVVNEIEEAKKEYPDAYIRVIGFDNVRQVQCISFIAYKPPRFYTSP; encoded by the exons ATGGCTTCATCCATTCTCTCATCCGCCGCTGTTGCCTCTGTCAACAGTGCTTCCCCTGCTCAAGCTAGCATGGTGGCACCATTCACTGGCCTCAAATCCGCCGCTGCTTTCCCCGTCACTCGCAAGAACAACGACATCACCACTTTGGCTAGCAATGGTGGAAGAGTTCAGTGCATGAAG GTGTGGCCACCACTTGGATTGAAGAAGTTCGAGACTCTTTCTTACCTTCCTGATATGAGTAACGAGCAATTGGGAAAGGAAGTTGACTACCTTCTCAGGAAGGGATGGATTCCCTGCATTGAATTCGACATTCAC AGTGGATTCGTTTACCGTGAGAACCACAGGTCACCAGGATACTACGATGGACGCTACTGGACCATGTGGAAGCTGCCCATGTTTGGCTGCACCGATTCATCTCAGGTGGTTAATGAGATCGAGGAGGCCAAGAAGGAATACCCCGACGCATACATCAGGGTTATTGGCTTTGACAACGTCCGTCAAGTGCAGTGCATCAGTTTCATCGCCTACAAGCCCCCAAGATTCTACACATCTCCTTAA